CGCACCGGCACTGGTCGTTCTCCCACCGGGCGCGGACCGGGCTGCGCCGCGAGTACTCGATCTTCGTGGCGGTCAACGGCCTGACGCTGGCGCTCGGCCTGGCCCTGGTCGCGCTGGTGCGCTACCCGCTGGGCCAGGAGGGCGCGCTCGTGCTGCAGGCCACCAACATCGCCTCGACCGCGCTCGGGACCGTCATCCGCTTCCTGGCCTACCGGCGGTGGGTCTTCGTCGCCCCCGACCACCCCGCGGCCGTGTCCGCCGACCGGAGCGCCGTCCCCGCCACCGCCGACCCGGCGGTGCGACCGGCCGGACGCGAGCCCGGGCGGGGGTACGGCGTCGCGGGGTCGGCGGTGCCCGGCCGCTGAGCAGCGGCTCCCACCGGGCTCCGGGGGGAGGAGTCCGCCGGCTCAGCCGGCCAGGCGGGAGCCGGACCGCCCGGCGACGACCTCCAGCCGGGTGGGGACGCGGGTGCGCAGCTCCTCGAGGTGGCTGATGACGCCGACCGTCCGCCCGCCGCGGCGCAGCTCGTCGAGCACGGTCATCACCGCGTCGAGCGCCTGGGCGTCGAGGGTGCCGAAGCCCTCGTCGACGAAGAGGGTGTCCATCTGCACGCCGCCGGCCTCGGCGGTGACGACATCGGCGAGCCCGAGGGCCAGCGCGAGCGAGGCCATGAAGCTCTCCCCGCCCGACAGGGTCTTGGTGGGGCGGCGGGTGCCGGTGTACTCGTCGAGGACGTCGAGGCCGAGCCCGCCGCGGGCGCCGTGCCGGCCCAGCGCGTCGCTGTGCAGGAAGGTGTAGCGCCCGCGCGACATCTCCTGCAGCCGCCGGCTGGCCACCTCGGCCACCTGCTCGAGCCGGGCGGCGAGGACGAAGGACTGCAGCCGCATCCGCAGCGTGTTGGCGCCGCGGCCGCCCACCAGGTCGGCCAGCCCCACCACCTGCTCGGTGCGGGCGCGGCGCTCGGCGAGCTCGACCTCAGCGGCGACGACGTCCCCGGCCAGCGCGTCGAGCGCGGCGGCGCAGCGGCGGGCCTGGTCGAGGGCGGTGACCGCCTCCTCGCGGCGGGCGGTGAGCTCGGCGCAGCGCGCCTGCAGCGCCGCGACGTCGGGGCGCTCGCCCAGGTCGGCGAGGTCGGGGTCGGCCAGGGTGGCGGCCAGCACCGAGCGGGCCTCGTCGTGCTCGCGCAGCCGCCGGTCGAGCGGAGCCAGCTCGCCACCGGCCAGCAGCGCCCCGGCGGCGTCGAGGACGTCGTCGAAGCCGGCGGCCGCGGCGCGCTCCCCGGCCGCGACGCGGGCGTCGTCGGCGGCGGTCCGGGCCCGGCGCTCCTCGTCGGCGGCGGCGACGGCGGCCTCGCACCGCTCGGCCTCGCCGGTCAGCCGGGTGGTGCGGGCGCGCAGGTCGGCGTCCTCGCCGCGCGCGGTGTCGAGCCGGGCGGTCAGCTCCGCCAGGGTGTCGGCGCGGGTGGCGCGCCCGGCGGTGCACCGCTGCAGCGCCTCGCGGTCGGCGGCCAGCGCGGCGACGGCGGCGTCGCGGCGGTCCTCGGCGGCGGTCAGCGCCCGGCGCGCCTCCTCGAGCGTCCCGGCCAGCCCGGCGACCTCCACCCGCTCCGCGCGGGCGCGGGCGGCCAGGTCGGCGAGCTCCTCGGCCGGCCGCTCCCCCGCCCGCTCGCGCAGGACGGCGAGCTCCCGCTCGTGCTCCTCGACGACGCGGCCGGCCGCGGCGCGCCGCTCGTCGGCCGCGTCGACGGCGGTGCGGGCGCGTTCCTCGTCGTCGGCGGTGACGCCCGCGCCGGCCGGGAGGGCGGGCCGCGGGTGCTCGGTCGAGCCGCACACCGGGCAGTCGGCGCCCTCGGTGAGACCGGCGGCCAGCTCGGCGGCCATGCCCTCGAGGCGGGCGGTGCGCACCTCGACCAGCCGCTCCCGGGTCCCGAGCCAGGCCAGCCGGGCGGCGTCGGCGTCGGCGCGGGCCCGCTCGAGCCGGCCGGCGACGGCGGTGGCGCGGGTGGCGGCGTCGAGCGCGGCCCGGGCGGACTCCTCCGCCGCGACGACCCCGGGCAGCCGTGCCGCGGCGGCCCGCGCCGTGTCGAGCCGGGCCTGGGCGGCGGCCACGCGGGCCGGCTCCTCCTCCACGGCCCGGGCACCGTCGGCGCAGCGGGCGGTGAGCCGCTCGGCGTCCCGGGCCAGGCGGGCGACCTCGGCGGCCAGCTCCGTGGCCCGGCCGGCCTCGGGCAGCAGGGCACGGGCCGCCGCGGCGGCGTCGCGCAGCTCCCGGGCGACGGCCGGGTACGCGTCGCGCCCGCCGGACACCTCCGCCCAGGCGGCCGCGGCGTGCTCGCGGGCGGCCGTGGCCCGCTCGGCGGCCAGCGCCGTGCGCCCGGCGGCCTCGAGCACGTCGCGCAGCGCCTCGGCGCGCCGGCCCCTGTCGGCCCGTGCCCGCAGCGGGGTGAGCTCGGGCTCGCGCGCGGTCAGCCGCTCCAGGTCGGCGCGGGCGCGGTCCCGGCGGGCGTGCCGGTCGGCCAGCGCCCGCGCGGCGGCCAGCTCGGCGTCGACCCGGGCGCTCCGCGCGGCCGCGGCGTCGGCCTCGGCGGCGGCACCGGTCCGCCGCTCGGCCGCCCGGGCGCGCACACCGCGCACCCACGTCCCCACCGAGGCGCCGGGGTGCGCGCCGACCAGTTCGGGTGCGAGCTCCTCGGGCACCTCGACGTCGGCGATCTGGGCCACCCGGTGCAGCAGCGTGCTCACCCGGTGCCGGTCGGCCCGCAGCGCGTCCTCCGCGGCCCGCCGCTCGCCGGCCAGCCACTCCTCCGCGCGGGCGAACCGGTCGACGTCGAACAGCGTGCGCAGCAGCGTGCCGCGGTCCTCGGGCTCGGCGCGCAGGAAGCGGGCGAAGTCGCCCTGCGGCAGCAGCACCACCTGGCAGAACTGCTCGGCCGACAGGCCCAGGCGCACCCGCAGGTACTCCGAGCCCTCGTCGATGCGGGTGCTCACCGGCTGCCAGCCCCCGTCGGCCCACCGCTGCACCAGCAGGCGCGCCTGCTCGGTGGTCTCGCCGGCGCCGCGCTTCTTGGGGCGGGTCTGCTCCGGGCGGCGCGCGACCAGCAGCCGCTCGCCGGCGAGGGTGAGCTCGCAGGAGACCTCGGTGCGGGTGCCGGCGTCGGCGTGGTCGCTGCGCAGCCGCCGCGCCTCGCCGCGGGCACCGGGGACGGTGCCGTAGAGGGCGAACACCACGGCGTCGAGCAGGGTCGTCTTGCCCGCGCCGGTCGGGCCCCACAGCAGGAACAGCCCGTCGCGGGCGACGTCGTCGACGTCGACGGTCTCCGTCCCGGCGAACGGGCCGAAGGCGGTGATGCTCAGGGAGTGCAGCCTCACCGGGTCAGCTCCTCGCGGGCCGCCGCGCCGAGCGCCCGGGCCAGCAGGTCCCGCTCGGCCGGGGTGGTCCCCACCCCGCCGCGGACGTGGGACACGAATTCCCCGGCGACGTCGAGGTCGCCGCGGCCGCGCAGCCGCTCCTGGTAGCTGCGCCCGTCGCCGGCGCCCGCGCCGCCGGTCCACTCCAGGTGCACGCAGTGGGGGAAGCGCGCGCGCAGCCGGCGCATCGGGTCGGGCGGGCGGACGTCGTCGGTCAGCCGGACGGACACGAACGCCTCCTCCGCGGCGGCGTGCGCGGGGTCGTCGAGCAGCGCGTCGAGCGTGCCGGTGAGCACCGTCAGCGGCCGGGGCACCGGCAGGGGGACGGCGCGGACGCCGGCCAGCCCGGCGCCGTCGAGGTCGACCAGCCAGGCCTGCTTGTCCTGCCCGGCCTCGCCGAAGGAGTACGGCAGCGGCGAGCCGCTGTAGCGCAGCCGGTCGGTGAGCGTCTGCGGCCGGTGCAGGTGGCCCAGCGCGACGTAGTCGACGCCGTCGAACACCGACGCCGGCACCACCTCGACCCCACCGACGCAGATGTCGCGCTCGCTGTCGCTGGCCACGCCCCCGCCGACGAAGGCGTGCGCGAGCACCACCGAGCGGGTGCCCGGGCGGCGGGCCAGGTCGGCGCGCACGCGGTCCATCGCCGCCCGCAGCACCGCCTCGTGGCTGCGGGCCTCCGGCAGGCCCAACTCGTGGCGGGCGATCTCCGGCTCGAGGTAGGGCAGCCCGTAGACGGCGACCCCGCCGTGCGCGTCGGCCAGCAGCACCGGCTCGTCGAGGCGGGCGGTGGCGGCGCGCACGTGCAGGCCGGCCTGGGTCAGCAGGCCCGAGAAGGTGCCGAGCCGGCGGGCGGAGTCGTGGTTGCCCGGGGTGAGCACGACGGCGGCCCCGGCGTCGAGCAGGTGCTCCACCACCCGGTCGAGCACCGCCGTCGCGTCGGCCGAGGGGACCGCCCGGTCGTAGACGTCCCCGGCGACGACGACGGCGTCCACACCCTCCGCGGTGACGACGCCGGCCAGGCCCGACAGCACCGCCTCCTGCTCGGCGAGCAGGTCGGCGCCGTGCAGCGACCGCCCGATGTGCCAGTCGGAGGTGTGCAGCAGCCGCATGGTGGCGGACGGTAGGTCGGGGTGCCGACAGAACCGGCCAGGCTCGCCGTGACCGATCGGTCACACCGTCCGGTCCGACGACACGGCCCGGTCAGTAGGGGGAGGTGGAGTGGCGGCGGGTGCGGTGCCAGCCGGAGGTCCAGCCGCCGTCCGGGTCGGCGTCGGCCGGGTCGCCGAAGGGGTCGGCGCCGTACGGGTCGCCCGGACGGGGCCCACCGGCCGCGTGCGCCCGGCGGTCCTCGTCCTCCTCGACCAGGTGGTGCAGCAGCCCGGCCGTCCCCTCGACGTCGGGGACCCGCTCGAGCACGAGGGGGCCGCCGTCGCCGGCCGACTCGACGGTCAGCGTCCCGGAGCGGACCAGCCGCTGCCGCAGCGTCTGCCGGAAGGAGACGTCGGTGATGCGCGACAGCGCCACGTCCCGCCCGCGACGCGAGCGGACGCCCTCGCGCGACAGCAGCCGGTGCGTCGTCAGGACGTGGTGGGTGGTGCGCCAGCGCAGCACCGGCCCGGCGACCAGGACCGCGAGCGCCACCAGGGCGACCGCGAGCAGGAGCAGGCGCAGTGACCCCTGCTGAGGGCCCGGCGGGACCAGCGCGGCGAGGTAGGACCCGGCACCGACGACGACGAGGGCGCGGACGACCGGCCAGAACAGCGTCGTCCAGTGCGGGTGCAGGTGGCGGACGACCTCCTCGTCGTCGGCGAGGAGCCTGTCGGGGTAGGGCACCGCGCCAGGATGACCGAGCGCGGGCCGGCCGTCAGGTTCCGCGCGGGCGTGTCCGGACGTGCTGGACGTCGCCGCTGGCCAGCTCGACGGTGCCGGCGGCGGTGCGCAGCAGGAGGCGGCCGTCCCAGTCGACGGAGGTGGCGGTACCCGACAGCGTCGAGCCGTCGGGCAGGGTCACGGTGACCTCCGCGCCGACGGTGGAGCACCAGGCCAGGTAGTCACCGGCCAGGCCGGTGGCGACCGGGTCGCCCAGCGCGGCGGTCCAGGCGAGGTAGCGCCGCTCGAGCGCGCGCAGGTAGGCCAGCAGGACCGGCGCCCGGTCGACGTCGGCACCGGTCACCCGCGACAGCGAGGTGCCGGTGGGCGGCAGCTCCTCGGCGCGGGTGGAGACGTTGAGCCCGGCGCCCACCACCACCGCGGTGCCGGCGACCTCGGCCAGGATGCCGGCGAGCTTGGCGCCGTCGGCGGCGAGCAGGTCGTTGGGCCACTTCAGCGAGGTGCGCACGCCGGCGACTTCCCCCACCGCCTCGGCCAGCGCGATCCCGGTGAGCAGGGGCAGCCAGCCGCGGCGGGCGGCCGGGACGTCGGGGCGCAGCAGCACCGAGACGGTCAGCCCCGCCCGCGGCGGGGAGGACCAGGTGCGGGCCAGCCGGCCGCGCCCGGCGGCCTGGTGCTCGGCGACCAGCACGACACCCTCGGGTGCGACCCCCTCCTCGTCGGGGTCCCCGGCGGCCCGCTCGGCGAGGACGGCGTTGGTCGAGCCGACCTCCTCGACCACCTCGAGCGAGCGCCACAGCCGGCTGTCGCGGACGAGGGCCGCCTCGAGCGCGCGACCGTCGAGCGGCGGGCGGTCGAGCTCCGACCAGCGGGCGGAGGGCGCGTCGGGCACTCCCCTACGCTACGGCCCCGTGAGTGCGGCTGAACTGGAGAGCGCCGGCGAGACCGTCCCCGGCGACGTCGACGTCCACACGACCGCCGGGAAGCTGGCGGACTTCGAGCGCCGCGTCCAGGAGGCCACCCACGCGGGGTCCGAGCGGGCGGTCGAGAAGCAGCACGCGGCGGGCAAGATGACCGCCCGCGAGCGCATCGAGGCGCTGCTGGACCCGGGCTCGTTCACCGAGCTCGACGAGTTCGCCCGGCACCGCTCCACGACCTTCGGCATGGAGGCCAAGCGGCCCTTCGGCGACGGCGTCGTCACCGGCTACGGGACCGTCGACGGCCGGCCGGTCTGCGTGTTCTCCCAGGACGTCACCGTCTTCGGCGGCAGCCTCGGCGAGGTCTACGGCGAGAAGATCACCAAGGTCCTCGACCTGGCGATCCGCAACGGCTGCCCGGTCATCGGCATCAACGAGGGCGGCGGCGCGCGCATCCAGGAGGGTGTGGTCTCCCTCGGCCTCTACGGCGAGATCTTCCGGCGCAACGTGCACGCCTCCGGCGTCATCCCGCAGATCTCGCTGGTCATGGGGGCCGCGGCCGGCGGGCACGTCTACTCCCCCGCGCTCACCGACTTCGTCGTGATGGTCGACCAGACCAGCCAGATGTTCATCACCGGCCCCGACGTGGTGAAGACCGTGACCGGCGAGGACGTCACGCTCGAGGAGCTCGGCGGCGCCCGCACGCACAACACGAAGTCCGGTGTGGCGCACCACCTCGCCGAGGACGAGGCCGACGCCCTCGACTACGTCAAGGCGCTGCTGTCCTACCTGCCGAGCAACAACCTCGACCCGCTGCCGGCCGTCGAGGTCGCCCCGGCCGACACCACGCAGGGCGGCGTCACCGACGACGACCGCGAGCTCGACACCTTCGTGCCGGACTCGGCCAACACGCCCTACGACATGCACACCGTCGTCGAGCACGTCCTCGACGACGGCGAGTTCCTCGAGGTGCAGCCGCTGTTCGCGCCCAACATCGTCGTCGGCTTCGGCCGGGTCGAGGGGCGGCCCGTCGGCGTCGTGGCCAACCAGCCCACCCAGTTCGCCGGCACGCTGGACATCGACGCCAGCGAGAAGGCGGCCCGGTTCGTGCGCACCTGCGACGCCTTCAACATCCCGGTGCTGACCTTCGTCGACGTCCCCGGGTTCCTGCCCGGGACCTCCCAGGAGTGGGAGGGGATCATCCGCCGCGGCGCGAAGCTGATCTACGCCTACGCCGAGGCGACCGTCCCGAAGATCACGGTGATCACCCGCAAGG
This region of Geodermatophilus bullaregiensis genomic DNA includes:
- a CDS encoding GtrA family protein, coding for MPFLPAVRRRAGTTWRLLLKELSAFGVVGSACFVLDLGLFQVLYAHLGVGAVTAKFLSTVVSMTVAYFAHRHWSFSHRARTGLRREYSIFVAVNGLTLALGLALVALVRYPLGQEGALVLQATNIASTALGTVIRFLAYRRWVFVAPDHPAAVSADRSAVPATADPAVRPAGREPGRGYGVAGSAVPGR
- a CDS encoding AAA family ATPase, which gives rise to MRLHSLSITAFGPFAGTETVDVDDVARDGLFLLWGPTGAGKTTLLDAVVFALYGTVPGARGEARRLRSDHADAGTRTEVSCELTLAGERLLVARRPEQTRPKKRGAGETTEQARLLVQRWADGGWQPVSTRIDEGSEYLRVRLGLSAEQFCQVVLLPQGDFARFLRAEPEDRGTLLRTLFDVDRFARAEEWLAGERRAAEDALRADRHRVSTLLHRVAQIADVEVPEELAPELVGAHPGASVGTWVRGVRARAAERRTGAAAEADAAAARSARVDAELAAARALADRHARRDRARADLERLTAREPELTPLRARADRGRRAEALRDVLEAAGRTALAAERATAAREHAAAAWAEVSGGRDAYPAVARELRDAAAAARALLPEAGRATELAAEVARLARDAERLTARCADGARAVEEEPARVAAAQARLDTARAAAARLPGVVAAEESARAALDAATRATAVAGRLERARADADAARLAWLGTRERLVEVRTARLEGMAAELAAGLTEGADCPVCGSTEHPRPALPAGAGVTADDEERARTAVDAADERRAAAGRVVEEHERELAVLRERAGERPAEELADLAARARAERVEVAGLAGTLEEARRALTAAEDRRDAAVAALAADREALQRCTAGRATRADTLAELTARLDTARGEDADLRARTTRLTGEAERCEAAVAAADEERRARTAADDARVAAGERAAAAGFDDVLDAAGALLAGGELAPLDRRLREHDEARSVLAATLADPDLADLGERPDVAALQARCAELTARREEAVTALDQARRCAAALDALAGDVVAAEVELAERRARTEQVVGLADLVGGRGANTLRMRLQSFVLAARLEQVAEVASRRLQEMSRGRYTFLHSDALGRHGARGGLGLDVLDEYTGTRRPTKTLSGGESFMASLALALGLADVVTAEAGGVQMDTLFVDEGFGTLDAQALDAVMTVLDELRRGGRTVGVISHLEELRTRVPTRLEVVAGRSGSRLAG
- a CDS encoding exonuclease SbcCD subunit D, which translates into the protein MRLLHTSDWHIGRSLHGADLLAEQEAVLSGLAGVVTAEGVDAVVVAGDVYDRAVPSADATAVLDRVVEHLLDAGAAVVLTPGNHDSARRLGTFSGLLTQAGLHVRAATARLDEPVLLADAHGGVAVYGLPYLEPEIARHELGLPEARSHEAVLRAAMDRVRADLARRPGTRSVVLAHAFVGGGVASDSERDICVGGVEVVPASVFDGVDYVALGHLHRPQTLTDRLRYSGSPLPYSFGEAGQDKQAWLVDLDGAGLAGVRAVPLPVPRPLTVLTGTLDALLDDPAHAAAEEAFVSVRLTDDVRPPDPMRRLRARFPHCVHLEWTGGAGAGDGRSYQERLRGRGDLDVAGEFVSHVRGGVGTTPAERDLLARALGAAAREELTR
- a CDS encoding PH domain-containing protein, producing MPYPDRLLADDEEVVRHLHPHWTTLFWPVVRALVVVGAGSYLAALVPPGPQQGSLRLLLLAVALVALAVLVAGPVLRWRTTHHVLTTHRLLSREGVRSRRGRDVALSRITDVSFRQTLRQRLVRSGTLTVESAGDGGPLVLERVPDVEGTAGLLHHLVEEDEDRRAHAAGGPRPGDPYGADPFGDPADADPDGGWTSGWHRTRRHSTSPY
- a CDS encoding biotin--[acetyl-CoA-carboxylase] ligase; the protein is MPDAPSARWSELDRPPLDGRALEAALVRDSRLWRSLEVVEEVGSTNAVLAERAAGDPDEEGVAPEGVVLVAEHQAAGRGRLARTWSSPPRAGLTVSVLLRPDVPAARRGWLPLLTGIALAEAVGEVAGVRTSLKWPNDLLAADGAKLAGILAEVAGTAVVVGAGLNVSTRAEELPPTGTSLSRVTGADVDRAPVLLAYLRALERRYLAWTAALGDPVATGLAGDYLAWCSTVGAEVTVTLPDGSTLSGTATSVDWDGRLLLRTAAGTVELASGDVQHVRTRPRGT
- a CDS encoding acyl-CoA carboxylase subunit beta, translated to MSAAELESAGETVPGDVDVHTTAGKLADFERRVQEATHAGSERAVEKQHAAGKMTARERIEALLDPGSFTELDEFARHRSTTFGMEAKRPFGDGVVTGYGTVDGRPVCVFSQDVTVFGGSLGEVYGEKITKVLDLAIRNGCPVIGINEGGGARIQEGVVSLGLYGEIFRRNVHASGVIPQISLVMGAAAGGHVYSPALTDFVVMVDQTSQMFITGPDVVKTVTGEDVTLEELGGARTHNTKSGVAHHLAEDEADALDYVKALLSYLPSNNLDPLPAVEVAPADTTQGGVTDDDRELDTFVPDSANTPYDMHTVVEHVLDDGEFLEVQPLFAPNIVVGFGRVEGRPVGVVANQPTQFAGTLDIDASEKAARFVRTCDAFNIPVLTFVDVPGFLPGTSQEWEGIIRRGAKLIYAYAEATVPKITVITRKAYGGAYDVMGSKHLGADLNLAWPTAQIAVMGAQGAVNILYRRELADAADPDARRAELVTEYEDALLSPYVAADRGYVDQVIRPSETRIEVTKGLRLLANKRQTLPPKKHGNIPL